A single genomic interval of Myxosarcina sp. GI1 harbors:
- the trpB gene encoding tryptophan synthase subunit beta yields the protein MVSTQDIQTTQSRPDPMGRFGRFGGKYVPETLMPALAELETAFKQYRDEPGFQAELQNLLRDYVGRPSPLYFAQRLTAHYTKPDGSGPQIYLKREDLNHTGAHKINNAIAQVLLAKRMGKQRIIAETGAGQHGVATATACARFGLECIVYMGIHDMERQALNVFRMKLMGATVAPVEAGTGTLKDATSEAIRDWVTNVENTHYILGSVAGPHPYPQLVRDFHAPIGTETRAQAKEKWDGLPDILLACVGGGSNAIGLFHEFVNEPSVRLIGVEAAGEGVETEKHAATLTRGRVGVLHGAMSYLLQSDEGQVIEAHSISAGLDYPGVGPEHSYLKDSGRAKYYSVTDKQALEAFERLSKLEGIIPALETAHAFAYLETLCPQLEGNPRIVINCSGRGDKDVQTVAKFWNSEQ from the coding sequence ATGGTCAGTACGCAAGATATTCAAACAACACAATCCCGTCCCGATCCGATGGGTCGATTTGGACGGTTCGGTGGCAAGTACGTGCCAGAAACTCTGATGCCTGCTCTTGCCGAGCTAGAAACTGCTTTTAAGCAGTATCGCGACGAACCAGGCTTTCAAGCAGAATTACAAAATTTGCTGCGAGATTACGTCGGTCGTCCCAGTCCTCTCTACTTTGCCCAGCGACTCACCGCTCACTACACTAAACCAGACGGTAGCGGACCACAAATCTATCTCAAGCGCGAAGACTTAAACCACACGGGCGCGCACAAGATCAACAATGCCATAGCTCAGGTGCTTCTCGCCAAGCGTATGGGCAAACAGCGCATTATTGCCGAAACGGGAGCGGGACAGCACGGAGTAGCTACCGCTACCGCCTGTGCTCGCTTTGGGTTAGAGTGTATCGTCTACATGGGCATCCACGACATGGAACGCCAGGCACTCAACGTATTTCGCATGAAGCTAATGGGCGCGACCGTTGCTCCTGTAGAGGCAGGGACGGGAACCCTTAAGGATGCTACTTCAGAAGCAATCCGCGACTGGGTAACAAACGTAGAGAACACACACTACATTCTGGGCTCTGTTGCTGGACCGCACCCCTATCCCCAGCTAGTTCGAGATTTTCACGCCCCGATCGGTACGGAAACCCGCGCTCAGGCGAAAGAAAAATGGGACGGACTGCCAGACATTCTATTAGCCTGCGTCGGCGGCGGTTCCAATGCGATCGGACTCTTTCACGAGTTTGTTAACGAACCGTCAGTGCGTCTCATTGGCGTTGAGGCAGCAGGGGAAGGCGTTGAAACTGAAAAGCACGCCGCTACCTTAACCAGAGGACGAGTTGGCGTTTTGCATGGTGCTATGAGCTACCTACTACAAAGCGATGAGGGGCAGGTAATCGAGGCGCATTCAATTAGTGCTGGACTAGATTACCCAGGCGTTGGACCAGAACATAGTTATTTAAAAGATAGCGGACGCGCTAAGTACTATAGCGTTACCGACAAACAGGCTCTAGAAGCTTTTGAACGCTTGTCTAAATTAGAGGGAATTATTCCAGCTTTAGAAACGGCTCACGCCTTTGCTTATCTAGAAACTCTCTGTCCGCAGTTAGAAGGAAATCCTCGAATTGTAATTAACTGTTCGGGACGCGGGGACAAAGACGTACAGACTGTTGCTAAATTCTGGAACAGTGAACAATGA
- the trpD gene encoding anthranilate phosphoribosyltransferase, with the protein MVETPVAQKQSSTSVSFLWSSLLQQLLAGQSLSVDQATDLMQGWLTESIPPVLSGAILAAFQAKDVSDRELIGMVRVLQSQSVQLQDFLTNTSTLIDTCGTGGDGASTFNISTAVAFVAAATGLKVAKHGNRSASSQTGSADVLEALGVNLRAEPTKVQRAVNEVGITFLFAPGWHPALKAVATLRKTLKIRTIFNLLGPLVNPLQPTGQVIGVSDPTLIKTFAEVLSQLGTRAVVVRAREGLDEAGLADINDLAIASDKVSLIELNPKELGIKTAPTSALRGGNVRENADILRAVLQGSGTQAQQDVVALNAALALFVGEAIGEEPSLDNFARGFALAREVLQSGEAWRKLEELAQFLR; encoded by the coding sequence ATGGTAGAAACTCCCGTTGCCCAAAAGCAATCATCAACGTCTGTCTCCTTCCTCTGGTCGAGTTTGCTGCAACAATTGCTAGCTGGACAATCGCTTTCGGTTGACCAAGCGACTGATTTGATGCAGGGCTGGCTGACAGAATCAATTCCTCCCGTCCTATCGGGGGCTATTCTAGCGGCGTTTCAGGCAAAAGATGTATCGGATCGAGAACTGATAGGCATGGTTCGGGTTTTGCAGTCTCAATCAGTACAACTCCAAGACTTTTTAACAAATACTTCAACCCTAATCGATACCTGCGGTACTGGAGGAGATGGAGCATCAACCTTTAATATTTCTACAGCGGTTGCTTTTGTAGCGGCTGCGACTGGGCTGAAGGTAGCCAAACACGGCAATCGCTCCGCGTCGAGTCAAACTGGTTCGGCAGATGTCCTAGAAGCTCTGGGAGTGAATCTGAGGGCGGAACCAACCAAGGTTCAGAGGGCAGTGAACGAGGTCGGCATTACTTTTCTGTTTGCTCCTGGCTGGCATCCTGCCCTGAAAGCCGTTGCTACCCTGCGAAAAACCCTCAAAATACGCACGATTTTTAATTTGCTTGGTCCCCTCGTCAATCCTTTACAGCCTACGGGACAAGTAATTGGAGTAAGCGATCCTACATTAATAAAAACTTTTGCCGAAGTTTTATCTCAATTGGGAACTAGAGCGGTCGTCGTTCGCGCCCGAGAAGGATTAGATGAGGCAGGATTGGCAGATATTAACGATTTGGCGATCGCCAGCGACAAGGTGAGCTTAATTGAATTAAACCCCAAAGAACTTGGCATTAAAACTGCTCCTACGTCTGCACTACGAGGTGGCAACGTGCGAGAAAATGCAGATATTTTAAGGGCGGTGCTTCAAGGTAGCGGCACTCAGGCACAGCAAGATGTCGTTGCTTTAAACGCTGCTTTAGCACTTTTTGTTGGCGAAGCCATTGGCGAAGAACCTAGTCTCGATAATTTTGCACGGGGTTTTGCCCTGGCTAGAGAAGTGCTGCAAAGCGGAGAAGCCTGGAGAAAGTTAGAAGAACTGGCTCAATTTCTTCGGTAG
- the trpA gene encoding tryptophan synthase subunit alpha has product MTSISQRFQILRSRQQCALIPFITAGDPDLETTAEALQVLDRNGADAIELGVPYSDPLADGPVIQAAATRALKKGVNLDRVLKLVDSVSPDLQAPIILFTYYNPILNRGIKPFMERISQVGVRGLVVPDLPVDESDELLETAASVGVEVILLVAPTSSKERIEKIAQKSQGFIYLVSVTGVTGVRSQVQGRVKNLLEQMRQMTDKPIGVGFGISGSEQARQVKDWGADGVIAGSAFVKRLTQGTPTEGLQAIESFCRELKEAIASVEEKAISV; this is encoded by the coding sequence ATGACTTCAATTTCTCAACGCTTTCAAATATTGCGATCGCGCCAGCAGTGCGCTCTTATTCCTTTTATCACGGCAGGAGATCCAGACCTGGAAACGACAGCAGAGGCACTACAGGTACTGGATCGTAACGGTGCCGATGCGATCGAGTTGGGGGTTCCCTACTCAGACCCCCTAGCCGATGGACCCGTGATTCAAGCGGCGGCTACCCGCGCTCTAAAAAAAGGGGTTAATCTCGATCGGGTGCTAAAACTGGTAGATTCTGTTAGTCCCGACCTACAGGCACCGATAATTCTCTTTACTTACTACAACCCAATTCTGAACCGAGGCATCAAGCCGTTTATGGAGCGAATCTCCCAGGTGGGAGTGCGAGGACTAGTGGTTCCCGATCTCCCTGTCGATGAGTCTGACGAACTGTTAGAAACGGCTGCCAGCGTTGGCGTTGAAGTTATATTGTTGGTCGCTCCCACTTCTTCTAAGGAGCGGATTGAAAAGATTGCCCAAAAGTCTCAAGGATTTATCTATTTAGTAAGCGTTACGGGCGTTACGGGCGTGCGATCGCAAGTTCAGGGACGGGTTAAAAATTTACTAGAGCAGATGCGCCAAATGACTGATAAACCCATCGGCGTTGGCTTTGGTATCTCTGGTAGCGAACAGGCTCGTCAGGTAAAAGACTGGGGAGCCGATGGGGTCATTGCTGGTAGTGCTTTTGTCAAACGGTTGACTCAGGGGACACCAACTGAGGGATTGCAGGCGATCGAGTCTTTCTGTCGAGAACTAAAAGAGGCGATCGCGTCAGTAGAAGAAAAAGCCATTTCAGTTTAG
- a CDS encoding anthranilate synthase, with amino-acid sequence MNLKSHCYTTQGGINVSRSAVEMQMDDAIESVLSCLDSQRGGLLASSYEYPGRYKRWAIGFVNPPLELATRDRNFTLKALNERGRVLLPYLAERLYLHPQLQEVSVEEDRILGSIEQATKFFAEEERSKQPSVFSIVREISQAFYSHEDENLGLYGAFSYDLVFQFETVAKHRDRPADGRDLLLYLPDELFVVDYYLQQTYRYQYEFATKHGSTQGIPRTGEFIDYRGKRLTPEQESDCVPGEYAEKVKEALEYFRRGDLFEVVPSQNFYSACVASPTDLFRTLQQINPSPYGFLLNLGGEYLIGASPEMFVRVEDKCVETCPISGTIARGSDAIGDAAQIFQLLNSHKDAAELTMCTDVDRNDKSRICEPGSVQVTGRRLIEMYSHLIHTVDRVEGILRPEFDALDAFLTHTWAVTVTGAPKRSAMQFIEKHEHSSRRWYGGAVGYLAFNGDMNTGLTLRTIRLKDSIAEVRVGATVLYDSDPDAEEQETLTKAAALFQTLNEAGQIYETGKMTKANISSESPQSLVQKRVLLIDYEDSFVHTLANYLRQAGAIVTTLRHGFPESVFDRETFDLVVFSPGPGKPSDFGVPETVMSCVRRELPIFGVCLGLQGIVEAFGGELDILDYPQHGKTSLIDIVEDSPLFDNVPKSFEVGRYHSLFAKKDRLPDQLKITAMSEDGVIMAIEHQTQAIAAVQFHPESIMTLANGVGLSIIENVIQNYAKSIPTKAAVSVA; translated from the coding sequence ATGAATTTAAAATCCCATTGCTACACGACCCAAGGCGGCATTAATGTTTCTCGCTCTGCTGTTGAGATGCAAATGGACGATGCGATAGAATCCGTTCTCTCGTGTCTGGATTCTCAACGGGGAGGATTGTTAGCTAGTAGCTATGAATATCCTGGACGCTATAAACGGTGGGCAATTGGATTTGTCAATCCGCCCTTAGAACTGGCAACGCGAGATCGCAACTTTACCTTGAAAGCTCTTAACGAACGCGGCAGAGTTCTTTTGCCCTATTTAGCAGAGCGGCTTTATCTGCATCCGCAGCTTCAAGAGGTTTCAGTAGAAGAAGACCGTATTTTGGGTTCGATCGAGCAGGCAACTAAGTTTTTTGCCGAAGAGGAACGAAGTAAGCAACCTTCTGTGTTTAGTATTGTCCGCGAAATTTCTCAAGCCTTCTACAGCCATGAAGACGAGAATCTGGGTCTTTATGGAGCCTTTAGCTACGATTTAGTCTTTCAATTCGAGACGGTTGCCAAACATCGCGATCGCCCTGCCGATGGGCGAGATTTACTGCTATATCTGCCTGACGAGCTATTTGTTGTAGACTACTATCTTCAACAAACCTACCGATATCAGTACGAGTTTGCAACCAAACACGGTAGTACTCAAGGAATACCTCGTACTGGTGAGTTTATCGACTATCGAGGAAAGCGGTTAACCCCCGAACAAGAATCGGATTGCGTACCTGGGGAGTACGCTGAGAAGGTGAAAGAAGCTTTAGAATACTTCCGTCGTGGCGATCTATTTGAAGTCGTTCCGAGTCAAAACTTTTATAGTGCCTGCGTAGCCTCGCCTACAGATTTATTCCGTACTTTACAGCAAATCAATCCAAGTCCTTACGGCTTCTTGCTCAATTTGGGGGGAGAATACTTAATTGGTGCTTCTCCAGAAATGTTTGTGCGGGTAGAGGACAAATGCGTAGAAACCTGCCCGATTAGCGGTACAATTGCTCGCGGTTCCGATGCGATTGGCGATGCGGCTCAGATCTTTCAACTGCTCAACTCTCATAAAGACGCAGCCGAGCTAACGATGTGTACTGACGTAGACCGCAACGACAAATCGCGGATCTGTGAGCCAGGATCGGTACAAGTAACTGGTCGTCGTCTGATAGAGATGTACAGCCACCTGATTCACACCGTCGATCGCGTCGAAGGAATTCTTCGTCCTGAGTTCGATGCCCTGGATGCTTTTCTAACCCACACCTGGGCTGTCACTGTTACAGGCGCACCCAAACGCTCTGCCATGCAGTTTATTGAGAAACACGAACACAGCTCTCGACGTTGGTATGGCGGGGCTGTAGGCTATTTAGCTTTTAATGGCGATATGAATACAGGTCTAACCCTACGGACAATACGGCTTAAAGATTCAATTGCCGAAGTGCGGGTGGGAGCAACTGTTCTGTATGACTCAGATCCCGATGCTGAAGAACAGGAAACCCTGACCAAAGCGGCTGCGCTGTTTCAGACCCTTAACGAGGCCGGTCAGATTTACGAAACTGGAAAAATGACCAAAGCCAATATTAGTAGTGAATCCCCTCAGTCTTTAGTTCAAAAGCGAGTGCTGCTGATCGACTACGAAGACTCGTTCGTACACACTTTAGCTAACTACCTGCGTCAAGCTGGGGCGATTGTTACTACCCTGCGTCACGGTTTTCCCGAATCAGTGTTCGATCGCGAAACTTTCGATCTTGTCGTTTTCTCGCCTGGTCCTGGCAAACCAAGTGACTTTGGCGTTCCCGAAACCGTCATGAGCTGCGTCCGTCGCGAACTGCCAATTTTCGGCGTTTGTTTGGGTCTACAAGGCATTGTTGAAGCGTTTGGAGGCGAACTGGATATTCTAGATTATCCCCAGCACGGCAAGACATCTCTTATTGACATTGTTGAAGATTCGCCACTTTTTGACAACGTTCCCAAGTCTTTTGAGGTCGGTCGATATCACTCGCTGTTTGCCAAAAAAGACCGTTTGCCAGACCAACTAAAAATAACAGCAATGTCGGAAGATGGCGTAATTATGGCAATCGAACACCAAACTCAGGCGATCGCCGCCGTTCAGTTCCACCCAGAGTCGATTATGACCCTGGCAAATGGAGTTGGCTTGTCAATTATTGAGAACGTGATTCAAAACTACGCTAAATCCATACCAACCAAGGCGGCTGTATCTGTTGCCTAA